One genomic window of Cuculus canorus isolate bCucCan1 chromosome 11, bCucCan1.pri, whole genome shotgun sequence includes the following:
- the UBA3 gene encoding NEDD8-activating enzyme E1 catalytic subunit isoform X1 gives MAPPPQRRGALWEAEGTMADGEEPEKKRRRLEELLADGMAVDGGCGDTGDWEGRWNHVKKFLERSGPFIHPDFEPGTQALEFLLSTCKVLVIGAGGLGCELLKNLALSGFRQIHVIDMDTIDVSNLNRQFLFRPKDVRRPKAEVAAEFLNSRVPNCAVVPYFKKIQDMDESFYRQFHIIVCGLDSIIARRWINGMLMSFLRYEDGVLDPSSIIPLIDGGTEGFKGNVRVIIPGMTACVECTLELYPPQVNFPMCTIASMPRLPEHCIEYARILQWPKEQPFGEGVALDGDDPEHIQWIYQKSLERAAQFNIKGVTYRLTQGVVKRIIPAVASTNAVIAAVCATEVFKLATSAYIPLNNYLVFNDVDGLYTYTFEAERKENCPACSQLPQNIEISPSAKLQEILDYLTNNASLQMKSPAITATMYGRNKTLYLQTVASIEERTRPNLSKTLKELGLVDGQELAVADITTPQTMLFKLHFTT, from the exons ATGGCCCCGCCGCCGCAGCGCCGCGGGGCACtgtgggaagcagagggaaCTATGGCGGATGGTGAGGAACC ggagaagaaaagaaggaggcTAGAGGAGCTGCTGGCGGATGG AATGGCTGTTGATGGTGGGTGTGGGGACACTGGAGACTGGGAAGGTCGCTGGAACCATGTAAAGAAGTTCCTCGAGCGATCTGGACCATTCATACATCCTGATTTCGAGCCAGGCACTCAA GCTCTTGAGTTTTTGTTAAGCACATGTAAAGTACTGGTTATTGGAGCAGGAGGATTAGGATGCGAACTCCTGAAAAATCTG GCACTGTCTGGGTTCAGACAGATCCATGTCATCGATATGGATACTATAGATGTTTCTAATCTTAACCGACAGTTTCTGTTTCG accAAAGGATGTTAGGCGACCAAAAGCAGAAGTTGCAGCAGAATTCCTGAACAGCCGTGTTCCCAACTGTGCTGTCGTACC atattttaaaaagattcaAGACATGGATGAAAGCTTCTATCGAC AGTTTCATATTATTGTTTGTGGGCTGGACTCTATAATTGCAAGGAGATGGATAAATGGCATGCTG ATGTCATTTTTACGTTATGAAGATGGTGTACTGGATCCAAGCTCCATCATACCTTTGATAGATGGAGGGACAGAAGGTTTTAAAGGCAATGTTCGTGTGATTATTCCTGGTATGACAGCATGTGTTGAATGCACACTTGAGCTTTATCCACCGCAG GTCAATTTTCCCATGTGCACTATTGCATCCATGCCCAGGCTACCAGAGCATTGTATTGAGTATGCCAGGATATTGCAGTGGCCAAAGGAGCAGCCTTTTGGAG AAGGTGTTGCATTGGATGGAGATGACCCTGAACATATACAGTGGATTTACCAGAAGTCTTTAGAAAGAGCAGCACAATTTAATATTAAAGGTGTAACATACAGACTCACCCAAG gAGTGGTTAAACGAATTATTCCAGCAGTAGCTTCTACAAATGCGGTAATTGCAG ctgtttgtGCCACTGAAGTTTTTAAACTAGCCACAag TGCATACATTCCTCTTAACAACTACTTGGTGTTTAATGATGTGGATGGATTATACACGTACacatttgaagctgaaagaaag GAAAACTGTCCAGCCTGCAGCCAGCTTCCCCAAAACATAGAGATTTCCCCATCAGCTAAATTGCAGGAAATCTTGGATTACTTGACAAATAATGCTTCATT GCAGATGAAATCTCCTGCAATCACTGCTACTATGTATGGGAGAAATAAAACGCTCTATTTACAG ACAGTAGCTTCAATTGAAGAACGAACAAGGCCAAATCTTTCCAAGACACTAAAAG aattgGGGCTTGTGGATGGCCAGGAACTTGCAGTTGCTGATATTACTACACCACAGACAATGTTGTTCAAGCTTCACTTCACCACCTAA
- the UBA3 gene encoding NEDD8-activating enzyme E1 catalytic subunit isoform X2 yields the protein MADGEEPMAVDGGCGDTGDWEGRWNHVKKFLERSGPFIHPDFEPGTQALEFLLSTCKVLVIGAGGLGCELLKNLALSGFRQIHVIDMDTIDVSNLNRQFLFRPKDVRRPKAEVAAEFLNSRVPNCAVVPYFKKIQDMDESFYRQFHIIVCGLDSIIARRWINGMLMSFLRYEDGVLDPSSIIPLIDGGTEGFKGNVRVIIPGMTACVECTLELYPPQVNFPMCTIASMPRLPEHCIEYARILQWPKEQPFGEGVALDGDDPEHIQWIYQKSLERAAQFNIKGVTYRLTQGVVKRIIPAVASTNAVIAAVCATEVFKLATSAYIPLNNYLVFNDVDGLYTYTFEAERKENCPACSQLPQNIEISPSAKLQEILDYLTNNASLQMKSPAITATMYGRNKTLYLQTVASIEERTRPNLSKTLKELGLVDGQELAVADITTPQTMLFKLHFTT from the exons ATGGCGGATGGTGAGGAACC AATGGCTGTTGATGGTGGGTGTGGGGACACTGGAGACTGGGAAGGTCGCTGGAACCATGTAAAGAAGTTCCTCGAGCGATCTGGACCATTCATACATCCTGATTTCGAGCCAGGCACTCAA GCTCTTGAGTTTTTGTTAAGCACATGTAAAGTACTGGTTATTGGAGCAGGAGGATTAGGATGCGAACTCCTGAAAAATCTG GCACTGTCTGGGTTCAGACAGATCCATGTCATCGATATGGATACTATAGATGTTTCTAATCTTAACCGACAGTTTCTGTTTCG accAAAGGATGTTAGGCGACCAAAAGCAGAAGTTGCAGCAGAATTCCTGAACAGCCGTGTTCCCAACTGTGCTGTCGTACC atattttaaaaagattcaAGACATGGATGAAAGCTTCTATCGAC AGTTTCATATTATTGTTTGTGGGCTGGACTCTATAATTGCAAGGAGATGGATAAATGGCATGCTG ATGTCATTTTTACGTTATGAAGATGGTGTACTGGATCCAAGCTCCATCATACCTTTGATAGATGGAGGGACAGAAGGTTTTAAAGGCAATGTTCGTGTGATTATTCCTGGTATGACAGCATGTGTTGAATGCACACTTGAGCTTTATCCACCGCAG GTCAATTTTCCCATGTGCACTATTGCATCCATGCCCAGGCTACCAGAGCATTGTATTGAGTATGCCAGGATATTGCAGTGGCCAAAGGAGCAGCCTTTTGGAG AAGGTGTTGCATTGGATGGAGATGACCCTGAACATATACAGTGGATTTACCAGAAGTCTTTAGAAAGAGCAGCACAATTTAATATTAAAGGTGTAACATACAGACTCACCCAAG gAGTGGTTAAACGAATTATTCCAGCAGTAGCTTCTACAAATGCGGTAATTGCAG ctgtttgtGCCACTGAAGTTTTTAAACTAGCCACAag TGCATACATTCCTCTTAACAACTACTTGGTGTTTAATGATGTGGATGGATTATACACGTACacatttgaagctgaaagaaag GAAAACTGTCCAGCCTGCAGCCAGCTTCCCCAAAACATAGAGATTTCCCCATCAGCTAAATTGCAGGAAATCTTGGATTACTTGACAAATAATGCTTCATT GCAGATGAAATCTCCTGCAATCACTGCTACTATGTATGGGAGAAATAAAACGCTCTATTTACAG ACAGTAGCTTCAATTGAAGAACGAACAAGGCCAAATCTTTCCAAGACACTAAAAG aattgGGGCTTGTGGATGGCCAGGAACTTGCAGTTGCTGATATTACTACACCACAGACAATGTTGTTCAAGCTTCACTTCACCACCTAA
- the UBA3 gene encoding NEDD8-activating enzyme E1 catalytic subunit isoform X3 has protein sequence MAVDGGCGDTGDWEGRWNHVKKFLERSGPFIHPDFEPGTQALEFLLSTCKVLVIGAGGLGCELLKNLALSGFRQIHVIDMDTIDVSNLNRQFLFRPKDVRRPKAEVAAEFLNSRVPNCAVVPYFKKIQDMDESFYRQFHIIVCGLDSIIARRWINGMLMSFLRYEDGVLDPSSIIPLIDGGTEGFKGNVRVIIPGMTACVECTLELYPPQVNFPMCTIASMPRLPEHCIEYARILQWPKEQPFGEGVALDGDDPEHIQWIYQKSLERAAQFNIKGVTYRLTQGVVKRIIPAVASTNAVIAAVCATEVFKLATSAYIPLNNYLVFNDVDGLYTYTFEAERKENCPACSQLPQNIEISPSAKLQEILDYLTNNASLQMKSPAITATMYGRNKTLYLQTVASIEERTRPNLSKTLKELGLVDGQELAVADITTPQTMLFKLHFTT, from the exons ATGGCTGTTGATGGTGGGTGTGGGGACACTGGAGACTGGGAAGGTCGCTGGAACCATGTAAAGAAGTTCCTCGAGCGATCTGGACCATTCATACATCCTGATTTCGAGCCAGGCACTCAA GCTCTTGAGTTTTTGTTAAGCACATGTAAAGTACTGGTTATTGGAGCAGGAGGATTAGGATGCGAACTCCTGAAAAATCTG GCACTGTCTGGGTTCAGACAGATCCATGTCATCGATATGGATACTATAGATGTTTCTAATCTTAACCGACAGTTTCTGTTTCG accAAAGGATGTTAGGCGACCAAAAGCAGAAGTTGCAGCAGAATTCCTGAACAGCCGTGTTCCCAACTGTGCTGTCGTACC atattttaaaaagattcaAGACATGGATGAAAGCTTCTATCGAC AGTTTCATATTATTGTTTGTGGGCTGGACTCTATAATTGCAAGGAGATGGATAAATGGCATGCTG ATGTCATTTTTACGTTATGAAGATGGTGTACTGGATCCAAGCTCCATCATACCTTTGATAGATGGAGGGACAGAAGGTTTTAAAGGCAATGTTCGTGTGATTATTCCTGGTATGACAGCATGTGTTGAATGCACACTTGAGCTTTATCCACCGCAG GTCAATTTTCCCATGTGCACTATTGCATCCATGCCCAGGCTACCAGAGCATTGTATTGAGTATGCCAGGATATTGCAGTGGCCAAAGGAGCAGCCTTTTGGAG AAGGTGTTGCATTGGATGGAGATGACCCTGAACATATACAGTGGATTTACCAGAAGTCTTTAGAAAGAGCAGCACAATTTAATATTAAAGGTGTAACATACAGACTCACCCAAG gAGTGGTTAAACGAATTATTCCAGCAGTAGCTTCTACAAATGCGGTAATTGCAG ctgtttgtGCCACTGAAGTTTTTAAACTAGCCACAag TGCATACATTCCTCTTAACAACTACTTGGTGTTTAATGATGTGGATGGATTATACACGTACacatttgaagctgaaagaaag GAAAACTGTCCAGCCTGCAGCCAGCTTCCCCAAAACATAGAGATTTCCCCATCAGCTAAATTGCAGGAAATCTTGGATTACTTGACAAATAATGCTTCATT GCAGATGAAATCTCCTGCAATCACTGCTACTATGTATGGGAGAAATAAAACGCTCTATTTACAG ACAGTAGCTTCAATTGAAGAACGAACAAGGCCAAATCTTTCCAAGACACTAAAAG aattgGGGCTTGTGGATGGCCAGGAACTTGCAGTTGCTGATATTACTACACCACAGACAATGTTGTTCAAGCTTCACTTCACCACCTAA
- the TMF1 gene encoding TATA element modulatory factor, with amino-acid sequence MSWFNASQLSSFAKQALSQAQKSIDRVLDIQAEESAWPDAVIPDYGDGSNSLISGGWDTSSWGLTSNTEPQNQPISPTAITKPVRRTVVDESENFFSAFLSPTDVQSIQKNPVVSKPPAKSQRPKEEVKSTLKESQHPSQLEVPVTTEAEVKDSSISSIVDLKTRDIPKEKVEEDSVLKSNAKHEESTNEVTDKKVSALNLEVTDDALNEKSSVGGDGTEVVPDSTSQPHNAGTKDTGLETKERKTEDRQSNTPSPPVSTFSSGTSTTSDIEVLDHESVISESSVSSRQETADSKSSLHLMQTSFQLLSTSACADYNRLDDFQKMTESCCSSDAFERIDSFSVQSLDSRSVSEINSDDELSGRASASASVAVSPSAPKPVTADALKNESENLNDTPVLHAEEAEMEESGRSATPVNSEQPDVLVATVQTVKEQALKEETEPQQDAVEKLLEEDTEKQELRKMIDSLTEKLEKREIQLLSTSKEKARLEEACDNLKDEMFRMKEESSSLSSLKEEFAQRIADAEKKLQLACKERDAAKKEVKTVKEELATRLNTNETAELLKEKEEQIKGLMEEGEKLSKQQLHNSNIIKKLRAKEKERENTNTKQNKKIKELEEELQHLKQVLDGKEDLEKQHRDSIKQLNSVVERQEKDLAKLKVEVEDLGEQNRSVQAALDSAYKELADLHKANATKDSEAQEAALSREMKAKEELGLALEKAQDEARQQQEALAIQVADLRLALQRAEQQAARKEDYLRQEIGELQQRLQEAESRNQELSQSVTSATRPLLRQIENLQATLGAQTSAWEKLEKNLSDRLGESQTLLAAAAERERAATEELLSNKVQMSSTESQNSLLRQENTRLQAQLEVERNRLKKVENENSRYEVELEELKDEYAKTLEDTKKEKALLATQLEMEKMKVEQERKKAIFMQEASKEKDRKSFTVETVSSTPTMSRSSSISGVDMAGLQTSFLSQDDPHDHSFGPTATGGSNLYDAIRMGAGSSIIENLQSQLKLREGEISHLQLEIGNLEKTRSIMAEELVKLTNQNDELEEKVKEIPKLRAQLKDLDQRYNTILQMYGEKAEEAEELRLDLEDVKNMYKTQIDELLKQRQN; translated from the exons ATGAGCTGGTTCAATGCCTCGCAGCTCTCCAGCTTCGCCAAGCAGGCGCTGTCGCAGGCCCAGAAATCCATCGACCGGGTGCTGGACATCCAGGCCGAGGAGAGCGCCTGGCCTGACGCCGTCATCCCCGACTACGGCGACG GATCAAATTCTCTCATAAGTGGAGGATGGGATACATCTTCCTGGGGCTTAACTTCAAatacagaaccacagaatcagcCAATATCGCCAACAGCAATCACTAAGCCAGTGAGGAGGACGGTAGTAGATGAATCTGAAAACTTCTTCAGTGCCTTTCTCTCTCCGACAGATGTTCAGAGTATACAGAAAAATCCAGTGGTATCCAAACCTCCAGCCAAATCACAGCGACCCAAAGAGGAGGTAAAAAGCACTTTAAAGGAGTCTCAGCACCCCAGTCAGCTGGAGGTACCAGTGACAACAGAGGCAGAAGTGAAGGATTCCTCTATATCTAGCATAGTTGACCTGAAAACCCGTGATATTCCCAAGGAGAAAGTAGAAGAGGATTCTGTGCTTAAATCTAATGCCAAGCATGAAGAAAGCACAAATGAAGTTACTGACAAAAAGGTGTCTGCTCTAAATTTGGAAGTAACTGATGACGCTCTTAATGAAAAATCCAGTGTAGGAGGGGATGGAACAGAGGTGGTGCCAGATAGCACTTCCCAGCCTCATAATGCAGGTACAAAAGATACGGGTTTGGAAACAAAGGAGCGAAAGACTGAGGACAGGCAAAGCAATACACCATCACCTCCAGTTAGCACTTTCTCCTCAGGAACATCCACAACTAGTGACATTGAAGTTCTGGACCATGAAAGCGTAATAAGTGAGAGCTCAGTAAGTTCAAGACAAGAAACTGCAGATTCAAAATCCAGTCTTCATCTAATGCAAACATCATTTCAGCTTTTATCTACATCTGCCTGTGCAGATTATAATCGTTTGGATGACTTCCAGAAAATGactgagagctgctgctcctctgatGCTTTTGAAAGAATCGATTCATTCAGTGTACAGTCTTTAGATAGTAGAAGTGTAAGTGAAATAAATTCAGATGATGAGTTATCGGGCAGGGCTTCTGCTTCAGCATCTGTTGCTGTCAGTCCGTCTGCACCAAAACCAGTAACAGCTGATGCCCTGAAAAATGAATCTGAAAACTTGAATGACACTCCTGTTTTACATGCTGAGGAAGCTGAGATGGAAGAGAGTGGGAGAAGCGCGACCCCTGTTAATTCTGAGCAGCCAGATGTTTTGGTTGCTACTGTGCAAACTGTTAAAGAACAGGCTCTGAAAGAGGAGACTGAGCCACAGCAGGATGCTGTTGAAAAGTTGTTAGAAGAGGACACTGAAAAACAGGAGCTTAGAAAG ATGATTGATTCATTAACTGAGAaactggagaagagggaaataCAGTTATTAAGTACTAGTAAAGAAAAGGCGCGCCTGGAAGAAGCTTGTGATAACCTAAAAGA tgAAATGTTTAGAATGAAAGAAGAGAGCAGTAGTCTTTCATCTCTTAAAGAAGAGTTTGCTCAGCGAATTGCAGATGCTGAAAAGAAGCTCCAGCTAGCCTGCAAAGAAAGAGATGCAGctaaaaag GAAGTAAAGACTGTTAAAGAAGAATTGGCTACTCGACTTAATACTAATGAAACTGCTgaattactgaaagaaaaagaagagcaaatcAAAGGATTAATGGAGGAAG gagaaaAGCTTTCCAAACAGCAGCTGCACAATTCCAACataattaagaaattaagagccaaggagaaagagagagaaaatactaacacaaaacagaacaaaaagattAAGGAATTGGAGGAGGAGTTGCAGCATTTAAAACAG GTGCTTGATGGCAAGGAGGACCTTGAGAAGCAGCATCGAGACAGCATTAAACAACTGAACAGTGTTGTAGAACGACAAGAAAAGGATCTTGCTAAACTTAAGGTGGAAGTGGAAGACCTTGGAGAACAGAACAGAAGTGTCCAGGCAGCACTTGACAGTGCATATAA ggaACTTGCAGATCTTCATAAAGCTAATGCTACAAAGGACAGTGAGGCACAAGAAGCAGCCCTAAGTCGGGAAATGAAGGCAAAGGAAGAGCTTGGGTTAGCCCTGGAGAAGGCCCAGGATGAGGCAAGGCAGCAACAAGAAGCCTTGGCAATTCAG GTGGCAGACCTGAGGCTAGCACTGCAACGTGCAGAACAGCaggcagcaagaaaagaagactATTTACGCCAGGAAATAGGTGAACTACAGCAG AGACTTCAGGAAGCTGAGAGCCGGAACCAAGAATTAAGTCAAAGTGTTACGTCTGCTACACGGCCACTTCTCCGGCAGATAGAAAATCTGCAAGCCACACTGGGAGCGCAGACCTCTGCGTGggaaaaattggaaaagaacCTTTCTGACAGACTTG GCGAGTCTCAAACTCTTctagcagcagctgctgagagagAACGGGCTGCTACTGAAGAACTTCTTTCTAATAAAGTTCAGATGTCTTCTACTGAATCTCAGAATAGTCTTTTAAGGCAAGAAAATACACGCCTTCAGGCTCAGCTTGAAGTAGAGAGAAACAGATtgaagaaagtggaaaatgagAACAGTAG GTATGAGGTTGAACTAGAAGAGCTCAAAGATGAGTATGCAAAAACCTtggaagacacaaagaaagaaaag GCACTGCTGGCTACTCAGTTAGAAATGGAGAAGATGAAAGttgaacaggaaagaaagaaggcaatTTTCATGCAAGAAGCATCAAAGGAGAAG gaTCGGAAGTCATTTACAGTTGAAACTGTTTCAAGTACTCCAACTATGTCACGCTCTAGTTCCATAAGTGGAGTTGACATGGCAGGTCTTCAGACCTCTTTCCTCTCACAG GATGATCCTCATGATCACTCATTTGGTCCAACAGCTACTGGTGGGAGCAATCTTTATGATGCTATAAGGATGGGAGCAGGTTCAAGTATAATTGAAAACCTTCAATCACAGCTCAAACTAAGAGAAGGAGAGATTTCGCATCTACAG CTGGAAATTGGAAACCTTGAGAAAACCCGATCAATAATGGCAGAAGAACTGGTTAAACTAACAAATCAAAATGATGAACttgaagaaaaagtgaaggaaatACCAAAATTACGTGCACAGTTAAAG GATTTGGATCAAAGATATAATACAATTCTTCAGATGTatggagagaaagcagaggaagctgaagaaCTCCGGCTGGATCTTGAAGATGTGAAAAACATGTACAAGACTCAGATAGatgaacttttaaaacaaagacaaaattaa